In Taeniopygia guttata chromosome 14, bTaeGut7.mat, whole genome shotgun sequence, the genomic window AAATTTAAGCTTTTGtggctgctcagagaagctgtagctgcccctgcatccctggaagtgtccaagggttggacagggcttggagcagcctgggatagtggaaggtgtccctgcccatggcaagggatggaatgagatgagctttaaagtcccttccaacccagaatGGTCTGTGATTCTCTGGTTGTTATgaataatgctttttttttttttttttttttgctttttttttttttttttttgctagtttATACAATGCCCTTGTCATTCTATGCCTACACATACTAGACCACATTTCAGTTCTGTGCTGTTCAGGCACTCATCCATCGTTGTTGTCCCCATCTCCAGTTAAAGCAAGAGGGAAAGCAGTTTTCTGCAATAAGGGTCTGTAAATGAGTCTCTCTGCCTGCCTATAGCCATATCTatatataaacattttattctgaaatgttttttctcttttctcttctgcCTGTCTTACCCTCCTTTATAAAGAGGGGTAAGCAAGGAAGTTTAGGTGAATGTGGGACTTTGTGACATAACTGCACTCTCAAACAGCCATCCTCTACTTTTACTCCCTAACTGAAACTCCAGCCTCCCTCCAAATACAAGTCTGTACTGCCTACTCGCTTCCTTGTGGAGGGACGGATGGGCAGGAGACAGCCCTGACTCACTGGTTATTGACTGCTGAGGGCAAGTCATCTCTGtctcctcttcccagcagcCCAAAGTTAAACATTGCTCTTTACATGATTACCAGAAGAGAGAGAACTTGTCTCCCAGGAGAGGATGATTCAGAAAGAATTGAGGAGGAGTTGAAGGCTGGCTGGAATTTTCCTGAGATTTTTTTGGCTCTTCTGTGGCAAGTAAATCCTCCCTGTTTGAGGCCTGCTGGCTTACAGTAGCTACTGGCAAGGTATCAGGAACTATGCACCATTACACTGAAGCACACAAGTTCTGTTGGTTTGCAAGCACAGTTAAGAGCTGGTCATGCTCTGGCAGCCCTGATGATGCCGAGTTGCTTTGCTGTCACTTTTTATTGCAACATCTAGACCTGTGAAAAGTATAAGCAGCCAGACCTGCTTGCAGACCCCACAGATTTATCCCAGccaaaaaaattataaaactgTGAGCTCAAATTAAAACTTCTGGCAGTCTGACTGACATGGATTTCAGTAAGCTTCAAGAGCACATAGTAATCAAATTTATTAGTTCCTGGAACGAACAATAATTGCTAGAGTGAAAAATGTCTGTTTGATGCAGCCTCTAAGTATGCCTGTGTAACTTAGGAAATAAGGAGAATAAagtttacaggaaaaaaaaaagcccaaatgaATCTGGGTGTCTTAGAAGTTATCTTATATGATGAGTATTTTACTTAACCCTCCCTAATATAAATGTAAGCAGTTCCCAAGGGGTGATGGCAGAAGGTGGAAGATGCTGGAGACTCCAGCAAGCACAAGGCAGTGATAGTTTCTATGCTGAAGTGTCCAGGAACAGAATGGTTCATCTCACCATGCTTTTGCCAGTGCAAAGTAGGattaaatttctcttttatgaAAGGGCCTTATTTTAGGATTTGAATTAAAAATGAGTGTTTCTGTGATTCCCAGGTGGagaattacagaaaaatgttCACTTCCCTGGAGCTGACATTGGCTCTGCGATGGACTGGTGTCCTGCCGTTACCGGATCTCCAGGAAACACACCCTGAGCTCACACTGAGACCCCACAGCTGAACCATGTAAGATGTCTCACTTTCAGAACTGGAATCAGGACAATGTGTTGCCTTCTTTAATTACAGTCTGAGAATTAGTTTCAGATGTGGAAGAATGCAGCAAAAAGAAATGGTGAGCATTTCTATATCGCTCTTACACTGTAAGAATGATGATCAAAACCAGtcttctttttataaaaaagcCCTGAATTAAATATGGTAGAGAAGAGCCATCCAAAAGTGTTCTCTGAAAGGCTCCTGCATGCTGCTGCTGAACTTTTAAAAGAGGAGTTAAATTTGGGACTTTCAGCATGTGATTCCAAAGTACTCAGGTTAGCATTTACTCAGAATCTAAAACTGCCTGGATTGGCTGCTATGGCTGCTTCAGGCAAAATGTTTGAATTCTTTTCCAAAGGTGCAGCTAGGAGGATGAGATCTCATATTGATGGTATATCTTCCTTAGGAGTTTCAAATCATTTTAAAACACCAGATTTATGGAATGTAGTAGCACGGAAAATCGATGGTGTTTGCTGCTACCTTCCTGAAAGCATCTTCTGAGAAAGCCGCTCAGGCAGGCACAGACAGTCACTCAGTCCACACTCACACCACAGATAGGTCAGcgaagaaagatggagagggtCTCTGTACAGAGTTCTAGCAAGGTTTATTGTAGCGTCACACTGAAGGAGTCCAGGGACAGAAGACAGCAAAGCAGTGCGGTGTCCTGGGTTAGGTATGGGGTCAGGGGCCAATCCAGTggtctgtgggcacaggggcagTACAAGGGCAGGGTAAAGGACAGTGACCTATAGGGAACTGAGGGAGATTAACATAGTGCTGCAGACCACCATGGGAAAAACCCTGGTGTCTCACCCAAAGCAGTGAGGCTTTCTCAAAGCCTGTGGCAGATTCTTCCAGGGCATATCCCTAATAGGCTCAAAGGCCTCTTGAATGGAAGACTGTGCCAGTAAATACCAAGTTCAATGCGTTTTTCAGTCTGTCAATACTGGAATGACTAAGGATTCTTTGGAAGCCTTCCagtgaatattttcatttatttaaccTTGCTATATAACATCTTAATTGGACAGAACAGTTTTATGGTCCTCTTGGATTTTATCGGTATTCTCTGCCTTTGCAGAGTgtgcagcatccacagctgtgtttgcagcttCACTTGGACAGTGAGGGCACATGGGCAGAGGTTCTAGcactcagcagggctgctgcaaTAGTGGAGATTATTGTGCATCCCCTTCTGGCTTTGCACTGACTGATTAAGGCCGGTTTGGATATGGCCTTTAGTGGTCACAGCCACACTCTCTGCTGGGACACAGGTGTGCTCTGAACCTGGAGCCAGCAGGTAGATCAGGTAAACTTGGCACAAGGCACTAGAGGCCAGAACCTGATGTGCCAGTTCCTAGTGCTGTCACAAAGGTGTCTGTGGCATCTCCAATAGGAGAACTGTTGTGTGCCTCTGTGACAGGGCATGGCCAGCATCCAGAACAACAGTTAGAAAATGTAAGTGCTTTAATGAAGGTGTTTGAAACTGACTTGACCCTTTGCTGCAGTCAGGAAGCAGGGTTCTTGTCCTGCACAAGTCCCTCTTCTGGCACTAGCAATGATCTGACTGACTGTACAGCTGCACATAGTCGTTGaaattggaaaagacctccaagattgAGTCCAGCCTTTGACCAATCACCACTCTGTCTACTAGACCAGAGCTCTAAGTGTTACATCCtgtcatttcttgaacacttcccgGGATATTTCTTGAACACTGTTTAGGGAcagtgattccaccacctccctgggcagcctgttccaatgtctGACCACATGAAGAAATCTTAtccaatggaaaagaaaaattgtacCAGATTAACAAGATAATCTCAGTGACTATGTGGTCACACAAGTGTTATTACCAGCACAAAGAAATTACTTGGAGGACATGGTTGTGGTTAGTAGGAGCACAGTGTACTTCTCAGTGGCCACACAGTCTGAGAACAGCATATACTACTTATGAGATTGCATCCTTCTAGTGTAAGTTTCACTTGTACTTCCCCAGAGAATTGGAAAGAGAGATTGCAAATTGAATACACTttgcaatacatttttttttgcaatgggAATCTTCTGTTCTCTTGAGTGGGATGTTAATGTAAAGGTCCATGCCTCAGCTTGGACTTTCAGTTAGGGAAATCAATTTCCTGGAGAGATGCCCTCAGGATCAGCCTTTTGGCTGGCATTTGATCAATTACTGCAGTAGAAGTTACTGACAGAATGGAAGAAAAGTTtggcttaaaaacaaaaaggcatCTTTAACTTTCTTTGCTTTAGAAAACAGTTTTGCCATTGCAGGAACaagtatgtatgtatgtgtgttcataaagaaaataagagatTATCTGTAACTCAAATATCTGGTTTTTTACTTCCCTTTTGCAGAGAAATCCAAGAGTCCATCAATGACTAACTAAAGTCTCTGTTCTCGTGATTTATGCGATTTGCTTCTCCTGGAGCCATGGATGAATACAGCCGCTTTGTGGACTGGGACAAAATGGATATGAGTGCCCAGAGCCAGGATACAAAAGAGCTCACCTGCACAGACTTACATGAGCTCAAGCAGCTGGCCCGGCAGGGCTATTGGGCCAAAAACCACTCTCTGAGAGCCAAAGTGTACCACAAACTCATCAGCAATATCCCATGCCGTACAGTGACCCCGGATGCAAACGTGTACCGGGACATTGTGGTGAAGAtcactggaaaaagaaacagcagctcCCTTCCACTGCCGGAGTTCGTGGACAACAGCCTGATCCCCACGTACTGCCTGAACGCAGAGGGAATCGGGGCAGTCAGGAAGATCATTCTGTGCATCGCCAATCAGTTCCCGGACATCTCGTTCTGCCCGGCACTGCCCTCAGTGATCGCGCTGCTCCTGCACTACAGCAAGGATGAGGCTGAGTGCTTTGAGCAGGTCTGTCGCATCCTAGCTTGCAATGACCCATCCAGGCGGCTCATTGACCAGACCTTCTTGGCATTTGAATCCTCCTGCATGACCTTCGGGGACCTGGTGAATAAATACTGCCAGGCAGCCCACAAGCTGATGGTGGCAGTGTCCGAGGATGTGCTGGAGGTGTACTCGGACTGGCAGCGGTGGCTCTTCGGAGAGCTCCCCATGGCATACATTGCACGGATCTTTGATGTCTTCCTGGTGGAGGGATACAAAGTTCTCTATCGTGTGGCACTGGCTCTTCTGAAATTCTTTCACAAAGTCAGAGCCGGGCAGCCCATGGAGTCTGACAGCATCCAGCAGGACATTCGAGCCTTTGTGAGGGACATCGCCAAGTCGGTGTCCCCAGAGAGGCTCCTGGAAAAAGCCTTTGCTATCCGCCTTTTCTCTCGGAAGGagatccagctcctgcagatggccAATGAGAAGGCTTTGCAGCAGAAGGGCATCACAGTCAAACAGAAAAGGTAGGGCTCAGCACAGGTAACCTGAGCAATCTCCTGAATTTTCCCAGTGTGGGGAGCAGTCAGGCAGGCTGATTGGTGGGGAAGCTCTACTGGTGCATGCTGGTGTCTGCTGATGcattttctctgcagaaaaacTCAGCAGCTCTAAAATCAAGCATTTCTGGGATTGTGATGGGAAGTGTAACAGAAATGCTATGATACAAGAGGAACTTGTAGTTtgataaattattaatttatatatgtatatattaatTACAAGTATAATATCTCAAAAGTGTGTTTCATAAGCAGTTTTCAAACAAAAAGGCATTTTAGCAAAGTTGGTGTAGTGATTTTGGTTAACCAGTTTGAGATTTCCCAGCTAACGCACCAATTCATGTAGTGGGTCTAGCGCTGTCTAAATGCTGATGCACCCACTATAATATACTTATTTCCTACTGTGAGATAGGATCAGGAGGAAGGCAAAGAAGGCTCAAAGCTTCAAAAGGGTGTAAAGAAAGctttattaacagtaactaaaagacTAATAAGAATCAGAATAAAATCTTTAGAATGCTTCTCCTCCCCCCTACAACCTTTTGTTTCCCACTCAAAACGTACAGAAACAGTTTATCACTTCTAGGATAGTGTTTCTTCGgttcacttagggagaggagtccCTCTTGTCAatttatggagacttctccacaagaaaacagttctcttgtGGCTTTTAATTTCCATGAACAGCAGCTGTCCAGAAAATCTGCAATGATGAAGTCTTCtcatttttcacagcttttcccacagctctgtttatgggccatgtcaaCTTATGGGGTACTATTTTTAGGATGAGCTGTTCAAGAGCAAAGGTTTTCTTTATCTATCTCTGTGATCATCTTCATCACTAGAAAGAGAGATCTTCTTCtttccctggagcacagggtATTCATCActcttctctctctgttcaAACTTTTCATAGGATCACAGCTACTTTAACATCTGCTTACTGTAGCTTGGAGGCCTTTGCTCATATCTAGAATTTGAACACTTCATCTCCCCATATTTTTCAATGAGTCAGAGGGAAAAAGAATCTGATGTATCAATTACATCCTTCTCCATAACTTTACAAGAGGGTTTCAGCCCtaagatcaaggcatctcctcatccctcccatctggtaCTTGACTCTttttcactgaccttggtgtcttcATGTTGTTCTTTTACATGTTCTCActctgtccttttctctcatcCGAGGGAGGACTGAAGGTCTGCAAGTCTTATCTGTGCACTGAAAGAGTTAATATCTCACCCGGGCCTACAGATGGTCAACTGACcggagctgagctgggctgggctggggcgaGCAGCcgggatctcagcagccaggccagaacacagcagcagcacgggCAGGGGACAatggcttctcctccccctGCCCGCTGGTTGAGGGCACATCCC contains:
- the TBC1D24 gene encoding TBC1 domain family member 24 isoform X2, whose translation is MRFASPGAMDEYSRFVDWDKMDMSAQSQDTKELTCTDLHELKQLARQGYWAKNHSLRAKVYHKLISNIPCRTVTPDANVYRDIVVKITGKRNSSSLPLPEFVDNSLIPTYCLNAEGIGAVRKIILCIANQFPDISFCPALPSVIALLLHYSKDEAECFEQVCRILACNDPSRRLIDQTFLAFESSCMTFGDLVNKYCQAAHKLMVAVSEDVLEVYSDWQRWLFGELPMAYIARIFDVFLVEGYKVLYRVALALLKFFHKVRAGQPMESDSIQQDIRAFVRDIAKSVSPERLLEKAFAIRLFSRKEIQLLQMANEKALQQKGITVKQKRQNVHLAVHAENFKSEIVSVKEMRDIWSWIPERFALCQPLLLFTTLEHGCSLSRFYSHSEGHEPTLLLIKTTAKEVCGAYLSTDWSERRRGGNKLSFFGTGECFVFRLQPEVERYEWVVIKHPELASTGSETENHAQTASSTLSSSSIPSDPSDRLSPFLAARHFNLPSKTASMFMAGSSECIIVGGGDGQALYLDADLNHGRTSHCNTFNNQPLCSESFQISILEVKKGRQETNLGVNGFPRRTRDNTVFPGVFSVVRFLLRS
- the TBC1D24 gene encoding TBC1 domain family member 24 isoform X3, whose amino-acid sequence is MRFASPGAMDEYSRFVDWDKMDMSAQSQDTKELTCTDLHELKQLARQGYWAKNHSLRAKVYHKLISNIPCRTVTPDANVYRDIVVKITGKRNSSSLPLPEFVDNSLIPTYCLNAEGIGAVRKIILCIANQFPDISFCPALPSVIALLLHYSKDEAECFEQVCRILACNDPSRRLIDQTFLAFESSCMTFGDLVNKYCQAAHKLMVAVSEDVLEVYSDWQRWLFGELPMAYIARIFDVFLVEGYKVLYRVALALLKFFHKVRAGQPMESDSIQQDIRAFVRDIAKSVSPERLLEKAFAIRLFSRKEIQLLQMANEKALQQKGITVKQKSLTSPKRQNVHLAVHAENFKSEIVSVKEMRDIWSWIPERFALCQPLLLFTTLEHGCSLSRFYSHSEGHEPTLLLIKTTAKEVCGAYLSTDWSERRRGGNKLSFFGTGECFVFRLQPEVERYEWVVIKHPELASTGSETENHAQTASSTLSSSSIPSDPSDRLSPFLAARHFNLPSKTASMFMAGSSECIIVGGGDGQALYLDADLNHGRTSHCNTFNNQPLCSESFQISILEVWGFRDTMNG
- the TBC1D24 gene encoding TBC1 domain family member 24 isoform X5, coding for MRFASPGAMDEYSRFVDWDKMDMSAQSQDTKELTCTDLHELKQLARQGYWAKNHSLRAKVYHKLISNIPCRTVTPDANVYRDIVVKITGKRNSSSLPLPEFVDNSLIPTYCLNAEGIGAVRKIILCIANQFPDISFCPALPSVIALLLHYSKDEAECFEQVCRILACNDPSRRLIDQTFLAFESSCMTFGDLVNKYCQAAHKLMVAVSEDVLEVYSDWQRWLFGELPMAYIARIFDVFLVEGYKVLYRVALALLKFFHKVRAGQPMESDSIQQDIRAFVRDIAKSVSPERLLEKAFAIRLFSRKEIQLLQMANEKALQQKGITVKQKRQNVHLAVHAENFKSEIVSVKEMRDIWSWIPERFALCQPLLLFTTLEHGCSLSRFYSHSEGHEPTLLLIKTTAKEVCGAYLSTDWSERRRGGNKLSFFGTGECFVFRLQPEVERYEWVVIKHPELASTGSETENHAQTASSTLSSSSIPSDPSDRLSPFLAARHFNLPSKTASMFMAGSSECIIVGGGDGQALYLDADLNHGRTSHCNTFNNQPLCSESFQISILEVWGFRDTMNG
- the TBC1D24 gene encoding TBC1 domain family member 24 isoform X1, producing MRFASPGAMDEYSRFVDWDKMDMSAQSQDTKELTCTDLHELKQLARQGYWAKNHSLRAKVYHKLISNIPCRTVTPDANVYRDIVVKITGKRNSSSLPLPEFVDNSLIPTYCLNAEGIGAVRKIILCIANQFPDISFCPALPSVIALLLHYSKDEAECFEQVCRILACNDPSRRLIDQTFLAFESSCMTFGDLVNKYCQAAHKLMVAVSEDVLEVYSDWQRWLFGELPMAYIARIFDVFLVEGYKVLYRVALALLKFFHKVRAGQPMESDSIQQDIRAFVRDIAKSVSPERLLEKAFAIRLFSRKEIQLLQMANEKALQQKGITVKQKSLTSPKRQNVHLAVHAENFKSEIVSVKEMRDIWSWIPERFALCQPLLLFTTLEHGCSLSRFYSHSEGHEPTLLLIKTTAKEVCGAYLSTDWSERRRGGNKLSFFGTGECFVFRLQPEVERYEWVVIKHPELASTGSETENHAQTASSTLSSSSIPSDPSDRLSPFLAARHFNLPSKTASMFMAGSSECIIVGGGDGQALYLDADLNHGRTSHCNTFNNQPLCSESFQISILEVKKGRQETNLGVNGFPRRTRDNTVFPGVFSVVRFLLRS
- the TBC1D24 gene encoding TBC1 domain family member 24 isoform X4; the protein is MRFASPGAMDEYSRFVDWDKMDMSAQSQDTKELTCTDLHELKQLARQGYWAKNHSLRAKVYHKLISNIPCRTVTPDANVYRDIVVKITGKRNSSSLPLPEFVDNSLIPTYCLNAEGIGAVRKIILCIANQFPDISFCPALPSVIALLLHYSKDEAECFEQVCRILACNDPSRRLIDQTFLAFESSCMTFGDLVNKYCQAAHKLMVAVSEDVLEVYSDWQRWLFGELPMAYIARIFDVFLVEGYKVLYRVALALLKFFHKVRAGQPMESDSIQQDIRAFVRDIAKSVSPERLLEKAFAIRLFSRKEIQLLQMANEKALQQKGITVKQKSLTSPKRQNVHLAVHAENFKSEIVSVKEMRDIWSWIPERFALCQPLLLFTTLEHGCSLSRFYSHSEGHEPTLLLIKTTAKEVCGAYLSTDWSERRRGGNKLSFFGTGECFVFRLQPEVERYEWVVIKHPELASTGSETENHAQTASSTLSSSSIPSDPSDRLSPFLAARHFNLPSKTASMFMAGSSECIIVGKERKARDKSGSEWVSQENKRQHCFSRCLLSGEIPPEKLTVFFLCILVGFG